One genomic region from Myxocyprinus asiaticus isolate MX2 ecotype Aquarium Trade chromosome 27, UBuf_Myxa_2, whole genome shotgun sequence encodes:
- the LOC127418139 gene encoding uncharacterized protein LOC127418139 — protein MTELKDDRRFHTLTQEQVETLDQVLTEVIPIHGRGNFPTLEIKPKDIIHVVRDRLILKNIKVRDVRLNGSTASHVLVKENGTSYKDLDIIFGVELPKQEDFQIIKEVVLGCLLDFLPKGVNKDKITALTMKEAYVQKMVKVFNEYDRWSLISLSNNSGKNVELKFVNSLRRQFEFSVDSFQIILDSMLQSYLEAEWREVMELKEKEQVSPSAERIGIQSGLTDEPSLSSANIGHHQETDIDMSCKTDDMQSFCDCEEQSKYSEQEPDLETVKKDVGAELAETTTQPESMEQISEHELTENVALLTETLLEVNTNETSIDSGEKNELVTVKKETMSVKETNPPVETYITTVDSNKTEYMLDIKSVDAQPWLEMVHTDFSCLSTTGTFGERCTFRPAPITFLTQTALESYSEYPLPPPAKKNTRSSQMVVLKHSSPKPPRKMSKKATPVPFSSEKSVSNNSDVTTCQVLNPPNAYPKESLPKQVKLPGLTTKGFELSSASEKDSQSKKLAISTRAFTVTALENDVHSEKTLSISLSPEESPQTQVQSSEPETGEATHIPILTPLTKLNNLPKDQDQLFTERVQTVKCTTMAPLIHVNSQPLLQADDSFHLSPTSPKKKDTETCTQVDDSTSPKYFTQPQGPVSKVTNCPSQPLKLLSANYTVDSEGVGSSSSCSEHVLSPQVLQTQEHLVPCPKTKEPPELIAHVLEPPVCLSKVQGLTVSTPNFTNPLEPPISLTTSLEPTRISEPLLEPTATCLDVMNPSEVSLEVLVPSEVLPQLLEPSAVSSHMLETSMSSASQAVISEISETLASDTKEPSLPPKELPCITVMAESMYGDFEQAMDHLRYRLIATRNPEEIRGGGLLKYSNLLVRDFKPASETEIKTLERYMCSRFFIDFPDVNEQQRKIESYLRSHFIGEEKSKYDYLMTLRRVVNESTVCLMGHERRQTLNMITILALKVLGEQNIIPNANNVTCYYQPAPYMADHNFSNYYIPNGQSPLIYHPYPLHIHMQTGLV, from the coding sequence ATGACAGAGTTGAAAGATGACCGCCGGTTTCACACGCTAACACAAGAGCAGGTGGAGACTTTGGACCAGGTTcttacagaggtcattcccattCATGGTAGGGGCAATTTCCCAACCCTGGAAATTAAGCCTAAGGACATCATCCATGTGGTCAGAGACAGACTGATTTTGAAGAACATCAAGGTGAGAGATGTCCGTCTCAATGGCTCAACAGCCAGTCATGTGCTGGTCAAAGAGAATGGCACCAGCTATAAAGACCTAGATATCATCTTTGGTGTGGAGCTTCCAAAACAGGAGGACTTCCAGATCATCAAGGAGGTGGTTCTGGGCTGTCTGCTGGACTTCCTACCTAAAGGAGTCAACAAAGACAAAATCACAGCTCTCACCATGAAAGAGGCATATGTACAAAAAATGGTCAAAGTGTTCAATGAATATGACAGATGGAGCCTTATCTCTCTCTCAAACAATAGCGGGAAGAACGTGGAGCTCAAGTTTGTCAACTCTCTACGACGACAGTTTGAATTCAGTGTGGACTCCTTCCAGATCATCCTGGACAGCATGCTACAATCTTATTTGGAGGCTGAGTGGAGAGAGGTTATGGAGCTAAAAGAGAAAGAGCAGGTCTCTCCTTCAGCTGAAAGAATTGGGATTCAGTCAGGCCTGACGGATGAGCCATCCCTCAGCTCTGCTAACATTGGTCATCACCAAGAAACTGACATTGACATGTCCTGCAAAACTGATGACATGCAGAGTTTCTGTGACTGCGAGGAACAGTCTAAATATTCAGAACAAGAACCAGATCTTGAAACAGTTAAAAAAGATGTAGGGGCAGAGCTGGCTGAAACTACAACTCAGCCTGAGTCTATGGAGCAAATATCAGAGCATGAACTTACTGAAAATGTGGCTCTTCTTACAGAGACACTACTAGAGGTAAATACAAATGAAACAAGTATTGACTCAGGGGAAAAAAATGAACtggttacagtaaaaaaagaaaccaTGTCTGTTAAAGAGACAAATCCTCCAGTTGAAACATATATTACTACAGTGGATTCTAACAAAACTGAATACATGTTAGATATAAAGTCAGTTGATGCCCAACCATGGCTAGAAATGGTACATACAGACTTCTCATGTCTTTCAACCACAGGGACCTTTGGTGAGCGATGCACATTCCGACCTGCTCCCATTACATTTCTTACACAAACAGCATTGGAATCATATTCTGAGTATCCTCTACCACCCCCTGCCAAGAAAAACACTCGAAGTTCACAAATGGTCGTTCTCAAGCATTCCTCACCAAAACCTCCTCGGAAAATGTCCAAAAAGGCAACTCCTGTACCATTTTCATCTGAAAAATCTGTGTCAAATAATTCAGATGTTACTACTTGTCAGGTTTTGAATCCACCTAATGCTTACCCAAAGGAATCATTACCAAAGCAGGTCAAATTACCAGGTCTTACAACAAAAGGCTTTGAATTATCCAGTGCCTCAGAAAAAGACTCACAGTCAAAAAAACTAGCCATTTCTACCAGAGCTTTTACTGTTACTGCTCTGGAGAATGATGTGCATTCAGAAAAGACATTATCCATAAGTCTATCACCAGAGGAAAGCCCTCAAACTCAAGTGCAGAGCTCAGAGCCAGAGACTGGTGAAGCTACCCATATCCCTATTCTAACCCCTTTGACCAAACTCAACAACCTCCCAAAAGATCAAGACCAGCTTTTTACTGAAAGGGTCCAGACTGTAAAGTGTACGACAATGGCACCTCTCATTCATGtaaattcacagcctttgcttcaGGCAGATGATAGTTTTCACCTCAGCCCAACCTCTCCCAAAAAGAAAGATACTGAGACTTGTACCCAAGTTGATGACTCCACATCACCAAAATATTTCACTCAGCCCCAAGGACCTGTCAGTAAGGTTACAAATTGTCCCTCTCAACCATTGAAACTACTGTCTGCAAACTATACTGTTGATTCAGAAGGGGTAGGGAGCAGTTCCTCATGCTCTGAACATGTTCTATCACCACAAGTTCTCCAGACTCAGGAACATCTTGTGCCATGTCCAAAGACTAAAGAACCCCCAGAACTAATTGCACATGTGTTAGAACCACCTGTCTGTTTATCAAAGGTTCAAGGCCTCACAGTATCCACACCAAATTTTACAAATCCACTAGAACCTCCCATATCTTTAACAACAAGCCTAGAACCAACCagaatctcagaacctcttttaGAACCTACAGCTACATGTCTTGATGTCATGAATCCCTCTGAAGTATCCCTTGAAGTTCTAGTACCTTCTGAAGTTCTTCCGCAGCTTTTGGAACCCTCTGCAGTATCATCACATATGTTAGAAACTTCTATGTCCTCAGCTAGCCAGGCAGTTATTTCTGAGATTTCAGAAACATTGGCTTCAGACACTAAAGAGCCCTCGCTGCCTCCAAAAGAGCTGCCTTGCATTACAGTGATGGCTGAGAGCATGTATGGTGACTTTGAGCAGGCTATGGACCACCTGCGTTACCGGCTAATCGCAACACGCAATCCTGAAGAAATCAGGGGCGGAGGCCTGCTTAAGTACAGCAATCTGCTCGTCCGGGACTTCAAACCCGCCAGTGAAACTGAAATTAAGACACTCGAGCGCTACATGTGTTCGCGATTTTTTATTGACTTCCCTGACGTGAATGAGCAGCAGCGTAAAATCGAATCGTACTTGCGCAGCCATTTCATTGGAGAGGAGAAAAGCAAATATGATTACTTGATGACACTTCGAAGAGTAGTCAATGAGAGCACTGTGTGCCTGATGGGACACGAGCGCCGCCAGACCCTCAACATGATAACCATTCTAGCACTCAAAGTCCTGGGAGAGCAGAACATCATCCCAAATGCAAACAATGTAACCTGCTACTACCAGCCTGCACCATACATGGCAGACCACAACTTCAGCAACTATTACATTCCAAATGGCCAGTCCCCACTTATATACCACCCCTATCCCCtacacatacacatgcagacAGGACTGGTTTAG